A portion of the Corynebacterium rouxii genome contains these proteins:
- a CDS encoding ABC transporter permease: protein MLLTLARGAVKYVTTLIAASILIFFALRIVPGNPAEVALGVTATPDAVAQLSSSMGLDRPIVEQYFSWVGNMLRGDFGSSLLSSTDISTEVVDKLMVSLILVGLGMTTALCLAVPLGLWAARRANKADGVIIAALGQIGIAIPSFLAAILLITVFSVHLGWFPANGWMVPSSDFAGFVSRLILPVFSLGIVQAAIMSRYVRSAALEVMNADFMRTARAQGLSMGQALRRHGVRNAALPVLTVTGVQLATLLVGAVVIEKVFVIPGLGSMLLSAVSNRDLPTVQTIVMLLVVIAVVINAIVDLLYVIIDPRIRREA from the coding sequence ATGCTTCTTACCCTTGCCCGCGGTGCAGTGAAGTACGTGACCACACTGATAGCCGCCAGCATTCTCATATTTTTTGCGCTTCGAATTGTGCCCGGCAATCCTGCCGAGGTTGCCTTGGGCGTCACGGCAACGCCGGATGCGGTTGCACAGCTTAGTTCTTCCATGGGCTTAGATCGCCCGATTGTGGAGCAGTATTTTTCGTGGGTGGGCAATATGCTTCGCGGAGATTTTGGTTCCTCGTTGCTCAGCTCTACTGATATTTCCACCGAGGTTGTGGACAAGCTCATGGTGAGCCTTATTTTGGTCGGTTTGGGCATGACCACGGCTTTGTGTCTGGCGGTTCCGCTAGGGTTGTGGGCCGCCCGCCGCGCTAATAAGGCAGATGGCGTGATTATTGCCGCACTTGGCCAAATCGGTATCGCCATCCCAAGTTTTTTGGCTGCGATTTTGCTCATCACAGTGTTTTCGGTGCATCTTGGCTGGTTCCCTGCGAATGGTTGGATGGTGCCATCTTCTGATTTTGCGGGTTTTGTTTCCCGCCTGATTCTTCCGGTGTTTTCGTTGGGAATCGTGCAGGCTGCGATTATGAGCCGCTACGTGCGATCGGCGGCGTTGGAAGTCATGAACGCTGATTTCATGCGCACCGCACGCGCCCAGGGGCTCAGCATGGGTCAGGCGTTACGACGCCACGGCGTACGCAACGCAGCACTGCCAGTGCTCACGGTGACGGGTGTGCAGCTTGCCACCTTGCTTGTCGGCGCAGTGGTTATTGAGAAGGTTTTTGTCATTCCTGGTCTAGGTTCCATGCTGTTGTCTGCGGTGAGCAATCGCGACCTGCCTACGGTCCAAACGATTGTGATGCTCTTGGTAGTGATCGCTGTGGTCATCAATGCGATCGTGGACCTGCTGTATGTGATCATCGATCCGCGTATTCGTCGGGAGGCATAA
- a CDS encoding ABC transporter permease: MRHLSIGGKIGASIVIVVALLALVSLVWTPYDPLHVIADDRLQGPSIRHLLGTDRYGRDVFSQIMVGSRITLLVGVVAVTVASLIGTPLGMWAGMRRGLVDTIIMRFSDIVLAFPGLLMAIVATAMFGASSVTAMAAIGVASIPTFARMSRAATMQVMSQDYILAARNAEQSWLTIARRHVLPNIMGVVIVQASVAFALAILAEAGLSFLGLGTPPPDPSWGRMLQSAQSSLATAPLLAVFPGMAIALTVLGFNLLGDGLRDLVDPRTRRRTS; the protein is encoded by the coding sequence ATGCGTCATCTTTCTATAGGCGGAAAAATTGGTGCATCAATTGTGATCGTTGTTGCGCTTCTCGCCCTCGTGTCCTTGGTATGGACTCCTTATGATCCCCTGCACGTGATCGCCGATGACCGCCTGCAGGGGCCGTCGATACGCCATCTGTTAGGCACTGACCGCTATGGCCGCGACGTGTTTTCTCAAATCATGGTGGGATCGCGTATCACGCTGCTCGTCGGCGTGGTTGCCGTGACCGTCGCCTCGCTCATTGGAACACCGCTCGGCATGTGGGCCGGCATGCGCCGTGGCCTTGTCGACACCATCATCATGCGATTTTCCGACATCGTGTTGGCCTTCCCAGGACTTCTCATGGCGATTGTTGCTACCGCGATGTTTGGCGCAAGTTCCGTCACCGCCATGGCTGCGATTGGTGTTGCCAGCATTCCGACCTTCGCGCGTATGTCGCGTGCGGCAACCATGCAGGTCATGTCGCAGGATTACATTCTGGCCGCCCGCAACGCCGAACAAAGCTGGTTGACCATTGCGCGCCGCCACGTACTGCCCAACATTATGGGTGTGGTCATCGTGCAGGCCTCTGTTGCCTTTGCACTGGCTATTTTGGCTGAGGCCGGTCTTAGCTTCCTCGGCCTCGGCACTCCCCCACCGGATCCTAGCTGGGGTCGCATGCTGCAGTCGGCACAGTCCTCGCTGGCTACCGCCCCACTGCTCGCTGTCTTTCCTGGTATGGCTATCGCACTGACGGTTCTTGGATTCAATCTGCTTGGCGACGGTCTCCGTGACCTCGTCGATCCCCGCACAAGGAGGCGCACCTCATGA
- a CDS encoding ATP-binding cassette domain-containing protein yields the protein MTLLNMTNVQIMDVVDALSLSIERGERVGLIGESGSGKTITAMSILRLIPSSGSIVFDGADIQGLSEKQMCALRGKRISMVFQEPMTALDPLMKVGTQISHAIRIHSSVSRAQARKKADALLHSVELNPELRSRYPHELSGGQRQRVLIAMALAHDPDLLICDEPTTALDVTSQKAIVDLILRLVAERGTGLLFITHDLGLVARTCERVLVMREGRIIESGTVEDVLKNPREDYTAMLVQASTLAPARQVELSSDVVLCVDNVTKKYRGTTAVENVSITVHRGERLGIVGGSGSGKTTLLKMISGLSSPTSGHINAEGSMRIVFQDPMQSLDPHMSIADIVSEPLGHRDLKAVERALEEVGLEPEMITRLPHEFSGGQRQRISIARALVSSPDILLADEPVSALDVSVRAKVLALLDRLVSDRQLTMLFVSHDLHVVRSLCTTVAVMREGKIVEYGPTEDVFNNPEHEYTKALIEAIPSL from the coding sequence ATGACCCTGCTGAACATGACGAACGTTCAGATCATGGACGTTGTCGATGCCCTATCGCTGTCCATCGAACGCGGTGAGCGCGTCGGACTCATCGGAGAATCCGGCTCAGGTAAAACCATCACCGCGATGTCGATCCTGCGGTTAATCCCATCAAGCGGCAGCATTGTATTCGACGGCGCTGACATCCAAGGGCTCAGCGAAAAACAAATGTGTGCCCTACGCGGCAAACGCATTTCTATGGTGTTCCAAGAACCCATGACGGCGCTCGACCCGCTGATGAAAGTGGGAACCCAGATCAGCCACGCCATCAGGATTCACTCCTCAGTATCTCGGGCCCAAGCCCGCAAAAAAGCTGACGCATTACTGCACAGTGTTGAGCTTAATCCTGAGCTGCGGTCGCGATACCCACACGAGCTTTCCGGTGGCCAACGCCAACGCGTTCTTATCGCGATGGCGCTCGCACATGATCCCGATTTGCTTATTTGCGACGAGCCCACCACAGCCTTGGATGTGACTTCCCAAAAAGCAATCGTGGATCTCATTTTGCGACTCGTCGCCGAGCGTGGCACCGGATTACTATTTATCACCCACGATTTGGGCCTTGTGGCACGCACCTGTGAACGTGTACTCGTCATGCGCGAGGGGCGCATTATTGAATCGGGCACGGTTGAAGATGTGTTGAAAAATCCGCGTGAAGACTACACCGCCATGCTCGTTCAGGCTTCAACGCTGGCCCCTGCCCGCCAAGTGGAACTCAGCAGCGACGTAGTGCTCTGTGTAGATAACGTGACCAAAAAGTATCGCGGCACCACAGCAGTGGAAAATGTCAGCATTACAGTGCACCGTGGCGAACGCCTCGGAATCGTTGGTGGCTCCGGCTCCGGAAAAACCACACTGCTGAAAATGATCTCAGGGCTGAGCTCCCCTACCAGCGGACATATTAACGCTGAGGGATCTATGCGCATTGTCTTCCAAGACCCCATGCAGTCTCTCGACCCCCACATGTCCATTGCCGACATCGTGTCCGAACCGCTTGGGCATCGGGACCTCAAGGCTGTGGAACGTGCGCTCGAAGAAGTAGGGCTCGAGCCAGAGATGATAACGCGTTTGCCTCATGAGTTTTCCGGCGGCCAGCGTCAACGTATTTCTATTGCGCGTGCGCTTGTGTCCTCCCCCGACATTTTGCTTGCCGACGAACCCGTCTCAGCACTCGATGTTTCCGTGCGCGCCAAAGTGCTTGCACTCCTCGACCGTTTGGTCAGTGACCGCCAGCTCACCATGCTTTTTGTCTCGCACGACCTGCACGTGGTGCGCTCTCTTTGCACCACCGTTGCGGTCATGCGAGAAGGAAAAATCGTAGAATACGGCCCCACCGAGGATGTGTTTAACAATCCTGAGCACGAGTACACAAAGGCACTCATCGAGGCGATCCCTAGCCTTTAA
- a CDS encoding alpha/beta fold hydrolase, with protein MNTRTSRYLGLTIHEHTLGRIFARELVPDGGEDWPAMVYFQGGPGFGAPRPQSIDGVIGQALKTHRVILLDQRGTGRSQPIDVPLAQLRQEYIVHDAEELRKALGITKWSLYGQSFGGFCITAYQSMYPESVTEAYITGGLPSLDRHVDDVYRATFSKLLYRHRQFYTQFPWIEDRIREVCHHLDVSEELLPTGERLSSRRLRTIGIDLGRSSGFYSLAYLFEDPFITVRGEKCLRPEFLVDVGQRVSFAGAPLYAAIHESIYGGIGGTTTNWSAHRIREEIPGCEENADPRSAEPFYLTGEHIFPWQFDEDPALRPYKDAAEQLATTQWEYSPYDAEVLKEQAAVTAACVYLDDAFVPFELSMDTAHTYRDLRLHVTNRFQHDGIRWDGAGILSTLRGKVLDH; from the coding sequence ATGAACACACGGACTTCGCGCTATCTAGGCCTGACTATTCACGAGCACACCCTTGGACGCATCTTTGCCAGGGAGCTTGTTCCCGATGGTGGTGAAGACTGGCCAGCAATGGTGTATTTCCAAGGTGGGCCAGGTTTTGGGGCGCCGCGGCCACAATCGATCGATGGAGTCATTGGGCAAGCACTCAAAACGCATCGCGTGATTCTGCTCGATCAACGGGGTACTGGCCGTTCGCAGCCTATCGACGTTCCCCTCGCGCAGCTGCGTCAAGAATATATTGTGCACGACGCCGAGGAATTGCGAAAAGCCCTTGGTATCACGAAATGGTCTCTCTACGGACAAAGTTTTGGTGGTTTTTGCATCACTGCTTATCAATCGATGTATCCCGAATCGGTCACTGAAGCTTATATCACCGGCGGGTTGCCCAGCCTCGACCGCCACGTTGACGATGTGTATCGAGCGACCTTTAGCAAACTGCTGTATAGACACCGCCAATTTTATACCCAGTTCCCGTGGATAGAAGATCGAATCCGCGAAGTGTGCCACCATCTGGATGTTTCCGAGGAATTGTTGCCCACAGGGGAGCGGTTGTCGTCGAGACGCCTGCGCACCATTGGCATCGACCTTGGCCGCAGTAGTGGTTTCTACTCACTGGCATACCTTTTTGAGGACCCCTTCATCACTGTCCGCGGCGAAAAGTGCCTCCGCCCAGAGTTCCTCGTTGATGTGGGACAACGCGTCAGCTTTGCAGGCGCACCGTTGTATGCCGCAATCCACGAATCAATCTACGGCGGAATCGGTGGAACAACCACTAACTGGTCGGCACATCGCATCCGTGAAGAAATCCCAGGATGTGAAGAAAACGCTGATCCAAGATCTGCGGAACCCTTCTACCTCACCGGCGAGCACATCTTCCCATGGCAGTTCGACGAAGACCCAGCCCTGCGCCCCTACAAGGACGCCGCTGAACAGCTTGCCACTACTCAGTGGGAGTATTCTCCTTATGATGCCGAGGTGTTAAAAGAACAAGCTGCGGTAACAGCTGCGTGTGTGTACCTAGACGATGCGTTTGTTCCTTTCGAACTATCCATGGATACTGCACACACCTACCGCGACCTGCGTCTTCACGTAACTAACCGCTTCCAGCATGACGGAATCCGATGGGATGGTGCTGGAATTTTAAGCACGCTACGCGGCAAGGTTTTAGACCACTAG
- a CDS encoding YggS family pyridoxal phosphate-dependent enzyme yields the protein MCIVGFMSDFRTRYQIVSEKIAAAAQRSGRQPSDIRLIAVSKNHPVEAVQEAMDAGVTVFGENRPQELVEKAQAIPNAYWCAIGRLQRNKAKDIVRYAQEFHALDSLRLAQALDQRLDRQLDVFVQVNTSHEEQKGGIAPSEVGPFLAELSQFSHLNVRGLMTMARNDPDERVVKASFSELRELRNALLPHGELSMGMSGDFEWAIEEGATSVRVGSALFL from the coding sequence ATGTGTATCGTAGGATTCATGTCCGATTTTCGCACCCGCTACCAGATCGTTTCTGAAAAAATCGCCGCAGCAGCTCAACGTTCTGGGCGTCAGCCCAGCGATATTCGCCTCATCGCAGTGAGTAAAAACCATCCTGTTGAGGCAGTTCAGGAAGCCATGGATGCAGGTGTGACGGTGTTCGGAGAAAACCGACCGCAAGAATTGGTGGAAAAAGCCCAGGCGATTCCGAACGCCTATTGGTGTGCCATTGGTCGGTTGCAGCGCAATAAGGCAAAAGATATCGTCCGATACGCTCAGGAGTTTCATGCGCTGGATTCACTACGCTTGGCGCAAGCACTTGACCAGCGACTCGATCGCCAGCTCGATGTGTTTGTGCAGGTGAACACTTCCCATGAGGAGCAAAAAGGCGGTATCGCACCAAGCGAAGTCGGGCCATTTTTGGCTGAGCTGTCGCAGTTTTCACATCTCAATGTGCGCGGGCTGATGACGATGGCGCGCAACGACCCCGACGAGCGCGTCGTCAAAGCGTCGTTTAGCGAGCTAAGGGAGCTTCGCAACGCCCTCCTCCCCCACGGCGAATTATCCATGGGCATGTCGGGGGATTTCGAGTGGGCCATCGAAGAAGGTGCCACTTCTGTTCGAGTAGGAAGCGCATTGTTTTTATGA
- a CDS encoding FGGY family carbohydrate kinase, giving the protein MILAIDLGTSGAKAAIIDSAGAVHEQTFVAYSTTKLPNGGVEQDPMQWVSAARQAVTRLPRSYSVVSFTGQMQDLICLDHAGRPLGQALLYNDARAAAEAARLNTLVTEWKDITGNRQTATSTAAMWLRLMEQSDVSDVASVLFSPASFVISQLGCGLVCDETTASSTGLFDIHHRCWSDEIVQACGLHMDMLPTIASGFLDTVGADNCLGLPAGTKVVLSLGDAASTTCGIVGLGAGDDFVSLGTSGWHARVVSTVSDPSEVRQFALPDGGIFRIASVLSVGGTADWARSVLLPGVSAKEADALMLQRPRLATGLLSLPSIQGESFPVRSHSVGGCILGMRGNQDPLTLYTAVIEGICMTLAHDIKPGGILPATGGGARSVPWMRILASVTNRNIHVTVSEDAALHGAASLAACATSGEYLPTLAARAIVEIEPEPEVVASFEPLIAKHLELFRFAAALSY; this is encoded by the coding sequence ATGATTCTTGCCATTGACCTTGGAACTTCTGGAGCAAAAGCCGCCATCATCGATTCGGCTGGAGCTGTGCATGAACAAACATTCGTGGCCTACTCCACCACGAAACTTCCCAACGGCGGCGTGGAACAAGATCCCATGCAGTGGGTTTCAGCGGCACGGCAAGCAGTCACTCGGTTGCCGCGTAGCTACTCCGTAGTTAGTTTTACAGGTCAAATGCAAGATCTTATCTGCTTGGATCATGCCGGAAGGCCCCTTGGTCAAGCCCTTCTTTACAACGATGCTCGCGCTGCTGCTGAGGCAGCACGACTGAACACGTTGGTAACTGAGTGGAAGGACATCACGGGGAATCGACAAACCGCTACCTCGACGGCGGCAATGTGGCTGCGGCTCATGGAGCAGTCGGATGTATCAGATGTTGCCTCGGTGCTATTTTCACCGGCGTCCTTCGTGATCAGTCAGTTAGGCTGTGGTCTGGTGTGCGACGAAACTACCGCCTCGAGCACCGGACTTTTTGATATTCACCATCGTTGCTGGTCAGATGAGATTGTTCAGGCATGTGGATTGCACATGGACATGCTGCCCACTATTGCGAGCGGGTTCTTAGATACCGTGGGTGCCGATAATTGCCTAGGGCTACCTGCCGGCACCAAAGTAGTGCTCTCGCTCGGCGATGCCGCATCTACTACCTGCGGAATAGTGGGACTAGGAGCAGGTGACGACTTTGTTTCCCTTGGCACCTCCGGCTGGCATGCTCGGGTGGTGTCTACAGTGTCCGATCCTTCAGAAGTGCGACAGTTTGCGCTTCCCGACGGCGGGATTTTCCGTATCGCCTCAGTACTTAGCGTTGGTGGCACAGCAGACTGGGCACGATCCGTACTCCTGCCTGGAGTAAGCGCAAAAGAGGCAGACGCCCTTATGCTGCAGCGCCCGAGACTGGCTACTGGTTTGTTATCGCTGCCTTCTATTCAGGGCGAAAGCTTCCCTGTGCGCAGCCACAGCGTAGGCGGTTGCATCCTAGGAATGCGCGGCAACCAAGACCCTCTCACGCTTTACACCGCTGTTATCGAGGGCATTTGTATGACACTGGCGCATGACATCAAACCTGGTGGAATTTTGCCGGCCACCGGCGGTGGTGCTCGATCAGTGCCGTGGATGCGCATTTTAGCCAGTGTGACCAATCGCAATATTCACGTCACTGTTTCAGAAGATGCCGCTTTGCATGGTGCTGCTTCTCTTGCTGCCTGTGCAACATCTGGCGAGTATCTTCCTACACTTGCGGCTCGGGCGATCGTAGAAATCGAGCCCGAGCCAGAGGTTGTCGCTTCATTTGAGCCGCTCATAGCGAAGCACCTGGAACTATTCCGGTTCGCAGCGGCCTTAAGTTATTAG
- a CDS encoding YeeE/YedE thiosulfate transporter family protein → MIITGLALGAVLGAVLQRGRFCVTGMLRDIVLQKTWRSFVALLIVISIHAVGLAALTSAGIISPEVDPLAPIAVILGGFIFGVGIVLAGGCASGTWYRSGEGLVGSWFALITYGFSAAAMKTGVLSGFNSWVKGYQWNITTIPETLGVSVWWFAIAIALLTIYLVHYYNSRDVAAASLGKSLNQYTAGVLVGIIGVVAWPLSAATGRNDGLGITTPTANLTDWLVTGKSSYMNWGTLLVIGILIGSFLAAKSAGEFRIRIPDSTITVRSIAGGVLMGVGAALAGGCTVGNGMVQTSLFSYQGWIALLFIGLGVAFATKLWLKPTTPVKKQPAFAVAPLSLSVPKGGLRSIAPETYALDTLGAVCPFPLIDAKEAMDQLDSGEKLVIDFDCTQATETIPRWAADEGHDVADFHEVGDASWQITVVKS, encoded by the coding sequence ATGATAATTACGGGACTAGCCCTCGGAGCCGTGCTTGGCGCTGTACTTCAACGCGGACGGTTCTGCGTAACTGGAATGCTGCGCGACATCGTGCTGCAAAAAACATGGCGCAGCTTTGTAGCCCTCCTGATCGTTATCTCCATTCACGCTGTAGGACTCGCAGCTCTTACTAGCGCTGGCATTATTTCGCCCGAGGTGGACCCCCTTGCGCCCATTGCAGTAATTCTGGGCGGTTTTATCTTCGGAGTCGGTATCGTGCTTGCCGGTGGCTGCGCGTCCGGTACGTGGTATCGCTCCGGTGAAGGGCTCGTCGGCTCGTGGTTCGCGCTTATTACTTATGGTTTTTCAGCTGCTGCAATGAAAACCGGCGTGTTGTCAGGCTTTAACTCTTGGGTCAAGGGATATCAGTGGAATATCACCACGATTCCCGAGACTCTAGGCGTTTCCGTATGGTGGTTTGCTATTGCGATTGCGTTACTCACCATCTACTTGGTGCATTACTACAATTCTCGTGATGTAGCGGCGGCAAGCCTTGGCAAGTCACTGAACCAGTACACAGCGGGTGTTTTGGTCGGCATTATCGGTGTAGTTGCGTGGCCGCTTTCTGCCGCCACTGGGCGTAACGACGGCCTCGGTATCACCACTCCGACAGCGAACCTCACAGACTGGTTGGTCACTGGAAAATCCAGCTATATGAACTGGGGAACCCTGCTGGTAATTGGTATTCTGATCGGATCATTCCTAGCTGCAAAATCTGCGGGCGAGTTCCGCATTCGCATTCCCGACTCAACAATCACGGTGCGCTCCATCGCCGGTGGCGTGCTCATGGGCGTAGGTGCTGCGCTTGCCGGCGGCTGCACGGTGGGCAACGGCATGGTCCAAACCAGCCTGTTTAGCTACCAAGGCTGGATCGCGTTGTTGTTCATCGGCCTTGGTGTGGCTTTTGCCACCAAGCTCTGGCTCAAACCCACCACACCTGTGAAGAAGCAACCCGCATTCGCTGTGGCACCTCTTAGTTTGAGCGTTCCCAAGGGCGGCCTGCGCAGCATTGCTCCAGAAACCTATGCTCTTGATACCCTTGGTGCTGTATGCCCCTTCCCGCTTATCGACGCCAAAGAGGCCATGGACCAGCTCGATTCGGGGGAGAAACTCGTCATCGATTTCGACTGCACCCAAGCTACTGAGACCATTCCGCGATGGGCTGCAGACGAAGGCCACGATGTGGCAGACTTCCATGAAGTCGGTGACGCTAGTTGGCAAATTACCGTGGTGAAAAGCTAA
- a CDS encoding FAD-dependent oxidoreductase, which produces MTTTIIVGGVAGGMSTAARLRRRDENMTILVFEASNHVSFANCGLPYHVSGVIPERSSLLLQTPESLAARFNIDVRVDHLVTAINRDSGSVSVKNLVTGELSEHHYDHLVLSPGARPILPPLPGIEKALTLRTVEDVDTIIERVAGASSAAIIGGGFIGIELAENLAHRGIATTIIERGPQILGPLDIEMAAFVEQRLRDNGIIVRTNANAAAITDTGVELADGSVTADIVVAAVGVAPASDLARAAGLAVGERGGIVVDDQLRTTDPQIFALGDAAEKRDAISGADTLVPLAQTANRHGRLVADIITGRDVKRTSTLGTAIVGVFGLAAASVGWSEKRAVAAGKNIRVIHTHPVSHAGYYPGAAQLHLKLVVDADNDAILGAQAVGEDGADKRIDVIATAMRAGLSATDLADLELAYSPQYGSAKDPVNLIGMVNDNIRSGERSVQWHELDAQLADGWILVDVRTAGEFAAGNIPGAINIPVDELREHLDELQGKNVLVHCQVGLRGHVAATLLTNSGINAANLDGGYLTWKTATS; this is translated from the coding sequence ATGACCACCACAATCATCGTCGGCGGCGTTGCCGGCGGCATGTCTACCGCCGCACGTCTGCGCCGACGCGACGAGAACATGACCATCCTCGTGTTCGAAGCATCGAACCACGTATCCTTTGCCAACTGTGGCCTTCCCTACCACGTCAGTGGCGTAATCCCCGAGCGTTCCTCACTTCTGCTGCAAACCCCAGAATCCTTAGCCGCTAGGTTCAACATCGATGTGCGCGTTGATCATTTGGTCACCGCCATTAACCGCGATTCCGGCAGCGTCTCCGTGAAAAATCTCGTCACCGGCGAGCTAAGCGAGCATCACTACGATCACCTCGTGCTTTCTCCCGGCGCGCGCCCGATCCTGCCACCACTCCCGGGCATCGAAAAGGCGCTAACGCTACGCACTGTGGAAGACGTCGATACCATCATTGAGCGTGTCGCTGGGGCGTCGTCTGCAGCGATTATCGGCGGCGGTTTTATCGGCATTGAGCTGGCGGAAAACTTGGCACACCGGGGTATTGCCACCACGATCATTGAACGCGGACCGCAGATCCTTGGCCCCCTCGACATCGAGATGGCAGCGTTTGTGGAGCAGCGTCTTCGTGACAATGGAATCATCGTGCGTACCAACGCCAACGCCGCGGCGATCACAGACACCGGCGTTGAGCTTGCCGACGGCTCCGTCACCGCCGATATCGTCGTTGCGGCAGTTGGTGTAGCACCGGCAAGCGACCTTGCCCGTGCGGCAGGTCTAGCTGTTGGGGAACGCGGCGGCATCGTTGTCGATGATCAGCTGCGGACTACCGACCCCCAGATCTTTGCGCTTGGCGATGCTGCTGAAAAACGCGATGCTATTTCCGGTGCCGATACTCTCGTCCCACTCGCACAAACCGCTAATCGCCATGGTCGCTTGGTAGCAGACATCATCACTGGTCGCGATGTCAAGCGCACTTCTACTTTGGGCACCGCCATTGTTGGAGTTTTCGGATTGGCAGCTGCCAGCGTTGGGTGGAGCGAAAAGCGTGCGGTAGCTGCGGGCAAGAACATTCGTGTTATTCACACGCACCCAGTAAGCCATGCCGGTTACTATCCTGGCGCAGCACAACTGCACCTCAAGCTGGTCGTCGACGCTGATAACGACGCTATTCTCGGTGCTCAGGCCGTTGGTGAAGACGGCGCGGACAAGCGTATCGACGTCATCGCCACCGCGATGCGTGCTGGTCTCAGCGCTACCGATCTCGCAGATCTCGAGCTGGCTTACTCCCCGCAGTATGGTTCAGCAAAAGATCCGGTGAACCTCATCGGAATGGTCAACGACAACATCCGCTCCGGAGAGCGCAGTGTGCAATGGCATGAGCTTGATGCTCAGCTTGCCGATGGCTGGATTTTGGTAGATGTTCGCACCGCCGGTGAATTCGCCGCCGGCAATATTCCAGGTGCCATCAATATTCCTGTCGATGAGCTACGTGAGCACCTCGACGAGCTACAGGGTAAGAATGTGCTGGTGCATTGTCAGGTTGGCCTAAGGGGCCACGTTGCCGCTACTCTTTTGACTAATAGCGGTATCAACGCCGCCAACCTCGACGGTGGTTATCTCACATGGAAAACTGCCACCTCTTAA
- a CDS encoding metal-sensitive transcriptional regulator, with the protein MKLSPEESKPAITRLKRAKGQLEAVIRMLENGEECESTVMQLAAVSKAIDRAAYLVVARGMQQCFMEGGEQFDQDRLEKLFLSLA; encoded by the coding sequence ATGAAACTCTCGCCGGAAGAGTCTAAACCAGCCATCACACGCCTCAAGAGGGCAAAGGGCCAACTTGAAGCTGTAATTCGTATGTTAGAAAACGGCGAAGAATGCGAATCCACGGTTATGCAGCTTGCGGCAGTGTCTAAGGCGATCGATCGCGCCGCCTACTTGGTGGTTGCCCGTGGTATGCAGCAGTGTTTCATGGAAGGTGGCGAACAGTTCGACCAAGACCGCTTGGAAAAACTGTTCCTATCCTTGGCGTAA